A single Lolium perenne isolate Kyuss_39 chromosome 6, Kyuss_2.0, whole genome shotgun sequence DNA region contains:
- the LOC127326703 gene encoding pathogenesis-related protein 1, translating into MVSTNSWTLELESRVSAPRKFRATVMDWHTLAPKLAPHIVDSAHHVEGDGGIGSVRHYNCSSAMPFNVMKKKVEYLDVDNCECKYTLECDGVETSTWHIKIRPTTNGGSVAKVECTSKGTEGKDMMLKAKESATEMFKTVEAYLIANPDAYN; encoded by the exons ATGGTTTCCACCAACAGCTGGACCCTCGAGTTGGAGTCGCGGGTGTCCGCACCACGCAAGTTCCGGGCCACCGTTATGGACTGGCACACTCTGGCACCCAAGCTCGCCCCACACATTGTCGACAGCGCCCACCACGTTGAAGGAGATGGCGGGATCGGCAGCGTCAGGCACTACAACTGCTCCTCAG CCATGCCCTTCAATGTCATGAAGAAGAAGGTTGAGTACCTGGATGTGGACAATTGTGAGTGCAAATACACCCTAGAGTGTGATGGCGTTGAGACGTCCACATGGCACATTAAGATTAGGCCGACGACCAACGGTGGGAGTGTGGCCAAGGTGGAATGCACATCCAAGGGCACAGAGGGGAAGGACATGATGCTCAAGGCCAAGGAATCTGCCACCGAAATGTTCAAGACTGTTGAGGCCTATCTCATCGCTAACCCGGATGCCTACAACTAA